The candidate division WOR-3 bacterium sequence AGGGATAAGGATGGATTAAAAGAAATTTATTTTTCTAAATCACAGGATTTTGGAAGAACATGGTCAGTAAATAAGCTGATAAGTCCTGATTTAAATAGAGACGATTATTTCCCCTGGATGAGTGTTTCCCCTTCAGGTAAAATATATGTGGTCTTTCAAAGTGTTAAAGCTGGTGTTGGTAAAGTTTATTTTACAAGATCCTCTGATAAGGGAAATACTTTTACTACACCTGATACCCTTCCTGGTGTAAAGGTATATTACAGCACTTTTTCAAATATTAATTTTGGTCCACAACCCAAAATTTGTATAGACCCAAAAAATGAAAATAGAATCTATGTTGTTTGGGCAGATGACAGAACCGGTTTGATAAGAATAAGAATTGCAAGATCAGATGATGGTGGCTTAAGTTTTACTGATCTTGGAGAAGTTGATAAAAATCCTACAAATGTGAATAGACACCCCAATATTGCAGTTGATGATTCCGGCTTCGTTCATATAGTATGGGCAAGAGGTAATTCTGGAAATAACCAGGATCCTCATCCTGATATAAGTTATAATATTTCAAAAGATTTTGGTAATACTTTTCTTCCTCAAGATGTTTTTGTTGTTGATAATCCGGGATTTGAGGCTTATAGAGGTCAACCCTCAATAACTGTGACAAGTTCTGGTGATGTTTTTGTTGTATGGGAAGACTCAAGGGGCTTTCCAGATGGAGAACCTCATATTTATTTTGCAAAGAGAATTAGATTGGATTCCTTTTCTCAAAATATAAGAGTTGATATTTCCTCCGGTCCGAGTAACTTTAGACCTATTTTCTTTATTGGACCTAATGGGAAAGGTGTTTGTGCCTGGCATTCCAATCTAATTGCTCTTGATCACTATTCTGTTTTAATGAGTGCTTTTTCTGATACAACCCAAAGTTTCAGCAAGGCACAACTTGTTTTTGAGTTTGATACTACATTTACAGGGACAACTAACGCCAATTTCGGTAATGCTTTTTACCCTCCTTCCCTTTTTGTTGATACTATTAAAGGTTTTACTAATTTCTTTCTTGTATGGCAGGATTTAAAGGAAGATCCTCTCGGAGATATTTACTTTATAAGGGGAAAAGTTATTATATCTCTTTCTGATCTTGATATTCATGGTGATACTTTTGATGCAAAAAATGACACCCTTTTTTTTGGTGAAGTTCCTTCAGACCTTTATGTGGAAAAGAAAATTTTAATTGCAAATACAGATTCTCTTTTTAATCCTGACCCCATTGATGGTCCTTCAAAGAGAAGTATATTTAATTTAAGAGCAGATACTCTTATTTTAAATGGTCCTAAAGGTGGATATTCTAAAGTTTTTGTATATAATAAATTTCCAGATACTCTGAGAGTTGGTGAAAAATTTGAGGTTATTTTAAGAGGTTTTATAAGAGATGAAAGTCCTTATGGAATCTATTATGGGACTATTTATATTAGTGGCATAGATAGAGATTCAGCGGTTGTTGAGGACAGTATAAAGGTAATAATTAAAGGTGGAAAAGCAAAGTCTGATCTTTCCGAAGCTTTTGTTTACCCAAATCCTTTTAAGCCTTCAGAGGGTCATTCTCATATAAGTTTTACAAATCTTTCCCCCAATTCAGAAATTGTTATTTTTGATGTTAATGGAAATAAAATAAAGGAACTTAAATCAGATGGAGATGGTTCTGCAAGATGGGATGGAAATGTAGCTTCTGGTATTTATATTTACTCAATAACAGATAAAAACAAAAGAAAAAAAATTGGTAAAATTGCTATAGTGAGGTGAAACTATGAAAGGTATAGTTTTTTTCATATTAATTAATTTGTTTGAACCCGGGAGTAATTCCTTTGTTTTTTTAAAAAACATAAGAAATGCAAAGGATATAGCACTTGGTGAAACTTGTGCTACTTCTTCTGATGCTTTGAGTTTTCATTCAAATCCTGCAATCCTTTCTGAGGTTTCCAAATTTAATTTTTCTTTTTACAGTTCTATTTTATGGGCTGGTATAAAGGATAACTCTCTTGTTTTGGCAGGGAGAACTCCTTATT is a genomic window containing:
- a CDS encoding T9SS type A sorting domain-containing protein — its product is MIKIFSVFLFFQFLGGTLKFLYKSKVNDDTGSAYQSRPFVYYSNIDTTIYVVFEDDRDKDGLKEIYFSKSQDFGRTWSVNKLISPDLNRDDYFPWMSVSPSGKIYVVFQSVKAGVGKVYFTRSSDKGNTFTTPDTLPGVKVYYSTFSNINFGPQPKICIDPKNENRIYVVWADDRTGLIRIRIARSDDGGLSFTDLGEVDKNPTNVNRHPNIAVDDSGFVHIVWARGNSGNNQDPHPDISYNISKDFGNTFLPQDVFVVDNPGFEAYRGQPSITVTSSGDVFVVWEDSRGFPDGEPHIYFAKRIRLDSFSQNIRVDISSGPSNFRPIFFIGPNGKGVCAWHSNLIALDHYSVLMSAFSDTTQSFSKAQLVFEFDTTFTGTTNANFGNAFYPPSLFVDTIKGFTNFFLVWQDLKEDPLGDIYFIRGKVIISLSDLDIHGDTFDAKNDTLFFGEVPSDLYVEKKILIANTDSLFNPDPIDGPSKRSIFNLRADTLILNGPKGGYSKVFVYNKFPDTLRVGEKFEVILRGFIRDESPYGIYYGTIYISGIDRDSAVVEDSIKVIIKGGKAKSDLSEAFVYPNPFKPSEGHSHISFTNLSPNSEIVIFDVNGNKIKELKSDGDGSARWDGNVASGIYIYSITDKNKRKKIGKIAIVR